Sequence from the Thermomonas sp. HDW16 genome:
GTCGCGGTGTATGCGGCCGCGCACCATCCCGGCATCTTCGCGCGGATCAGCGCGGTACCGTTCACCCTGATCGGCATCGCGCTGTCGGTGTTCATGAGCTTCCGCAACAACGCCTGCTATGCGCGCTGGTGGGAAGGACGCCAGTTGTGGGGTGAATTGATCATCGCCTGTCGTTCGTTCGCGCGCGAGACGGCGACGCTGGACGAGCCCGAACGCCGCCGGCTCTTGCATGGCCTGTGCGGCTTTACCGCGGGTCTGGCGGCGCACCTGCGCCGCGAAGACGAAACAGCGGCGATCGCGAGTTGGCATGACCTCGGCAAGGCCGCGACCGGTCCAAATCCCACCGACGCTGTATTGCATGCGCTCGGCAAGGACTGCCTGGAACTGAAGCGGCATCAGCGCATCGATGCAATCCACTACTCGGTACTGGAAGCACAGCTGTCCCAACTCTCGCATGTGCAGGGTGGCTGCGAGCGCATCCTCAACACGCCGCTGCCCTTCGCCTATTCGCTGCTGCTGCACCGCACGGCGCTGGTGTTCTGCATCACCCTGCCGTTCGCGCTGGCCGGTTCGCTGGGCGGGTGGACGCTGCTGCCGGTGCTGTTGATTGCCTACACCTTCTTCGGTCTGGATGCACTGGGCCACCAGCTCGAGGATCCGTTCGCGCTGCAGCCGAACTCCCTGCCACTGCATGCGATGCAGCGCACCATCGAGCGTGAGATGCTGGCATCGCTCGGGGAAACTGAGCTACCGCCGCCACTCGCGCCGCAAAAATGGGTGCTGAACTGAGGCTGCCGTGAGGCGAGAAAAGCATGGCTCAGACGCATGAACTCGTCCGGCTCATGCATCCTCGGCTGCGCAGAAGAACCCGTGACGATCCTTTCTACAGCGGTGCGCCTGCGCCTTCACCACCGAAACGCTGTTCCACGGCTTCGCGGAACTGGGCCTCCGACTGTGGCTTCACGAACAACGCCACCACGGTCGGGAACGTCGCGCGCACGTCATGTTCGATCCCGGCCACGCAGTCCTCGATCTCACCGGTACACAAGGTATCGTCGAACTCGATGCTCAACGCCACCAGCGACTGGTCTGGTGCCAGCTGCGCGGTCAACGCGCTGTTCACCGCGCGCACGCCGGCATGCGCGGCGGCGATCCCGTGGATCGACTGCACCAAGGCCGGCGGGGCGCGTTCGCCGATCAGCAAGCTCTTGCTCTCGATCGCCAGCAGCACCGCAGTGGTGGCCAGCACCAGGCCGATCAGGATCGAGGCGATGCCGTCGAACACCGGCATGCCGGTGAGCTGGGAGGCGAGGATGCCGCCAATGGCCAGGATGATGCCGATCAACGCCGCACTGTCCTCGAACAGCACCATGAAGGTGGGCGGATCCTTGCTCTGCCGGAACGCGATCCAGAACGGGGTACTGCCGCGCGCCTCTGCGAAACTGCGCCAGGCCACCCGCCACGACACAGCCTCGAACAGGAATGACAGCCCCAACACGATGTAGCTAACGTAGGCGTGCTGAACCGGATGCGGATCCTGTACATGGCGCACGCCCTCGTACAGCGAGACGCCTGCGCCCAGACCGAATAACAGCAGGGCGACGATGAAGCTCCAGAAATACAGCTCGCGCCCGTAGCCAAATGGATGCACTGCATTCGGCCGCTGCCGTGAACGCCGCATGCCGTACAGCAGCAGCACTTCGTTGCCGCTGTCCACCACCGAATGCACCGCCTCACTGAACATTGCAGAGCTGCCGGTCGCCACAGCGGCGACCAGCTTGGTCGTCGCCACTGCAAGGTTGCCGGCCAGCGCGGCATGCACCACATGCCCGGCCTTGCGCTCGCCCTTCGCCGTCGTCGTGCCGTCCATTTGCGCCCCTCTGTGCCGGGTTGTCGCCATCATGCCGGTTTCCGTTAACCTTCCACGGACATGTTGCTCACCGCCATCATCCAGCACGACTTGTTCGATCCCGGCACGCCTGTCGGCGCGGCCTTCTACGCCGCGCTCGCCTTGGTCGTGGCCTCGATCGTCGCCGTGCTGATCCGTCGCTTCAGTCGCCGGTTGGAGAAGCGCCTGAGCGACGTCACTGTGTTGCGCTTCGTTACATTGTTCGCGCAGATGCTGGTTTACCTGGCCGCCCTTGTGCTGTATGCGCACCTTGTGCCGGCGCTGCGAACCGTCGGCACCGCCTTGCTAGCGGGCGCTGGCGTGCTTTCGGTAGTGGCGGGCTTGGCCGCGCAGGACACGCTGGGAAACCTGATCGCCGGTTTCTCGCTGGTGCTGTCCGGCACGATCCACGAAGGTGACACCATCCGGCTGTACACCCCCGTCGGCCTTATCACCGCGCGCGTGCATGCCATTTCGCTGGGTTTCACCGTGCTCATGGACGACGACAACAACGAGGTCGTGGTGCCCAACAGCGTGATCATGACGAGCGCCATCCTGCGCGTGTCGCACCCTCCATCGCCCCCATCGCTATGACCGACAGCCCTGTCCCGCAAGCCGTTGCCAGCCCACTGACCCGCGCGGCGATCTTCCTCGTCCTCACGGTGAAACCCGATGCCGTCAGCGAAGCTGCGGTGCGCGCCTTCCTGCCGGACCTATCCGGCTTCGTGCGCTCGGTCTGCTTCCGCGACCCCGAGCGCAGCCTGTCCTGCGTGCTCGGTATCGGCGCGACGGCGTGGGACCGGCTCACCGGGCTGCCGCGCCCACCCGGTCTGCACCTCTTCGTGGAGCTGCAGGCGGGCACGCGCCACGCGGTTTCCACACCCGGCGACCTGCTGCTGCACATCCGCGCCGACCATATCGACCTGTGCTTCGAACTGGCCCGGCAAATCCGCGCGCGCCTAGGCGATGCGGTCGCCGTGGTCGACGAGGTCCACGGCTTCCGTTACTTCGACGCGCGTGATCTTCTTGGCTTCGTCGACGGCACCGAGAATCCGTCCGGCAACGAGGCGGAACAGGCCGTGCTGGTCGGCGATGAAGACCGCGCACGCGCCGGATCGAGTTACGTGATCGTGCAGAAATACCTGCACGACCTGGCCAAGTGGGAAGCGATCCCGGTCGAAGTGCAGGAGAAGATCATCGGCCGCCGCAAGCTGGACGACATCGAATTCCCGGACTCCGCCAAGGCCAGCTACGCGCACAACGTGCTGACCAGCATCCAGGACGAGGACGGCCGCGACCTGAAGATCTTGCGCGACAACATGCCGTTCGGCCGCATCGACGGCGATGAATTCGGCACTTACTTCATCGGCTACGCACGCGCACCGTCCACCATCGAGCGGATGCTACGCAACATGTTCATCGGCCTGCCCGAAGGCAACTATGACCGCCTGCTGGACGTCAGCCACCCGGTCACCGGCAATCTGTTCTTCGTGCCGACCGCGACTTTCCTGGACGATTTCCCGATGCCGGCGGGCGCCGGCGACGCAAGCAGGGAGGCCAGCACGCCATGAGCGATCCCTATGCCGTGCTGGGTGTCTCCCGCGACGCCGGCCCCGACGAGATCAAGCAGGCCTATCGCCGACTCGCTCGCAAGCTGCATCCCGATCTCAACCCGGGCGACAAGTCCGGCGAGGAGCGCTTCAAGGACGTCAACAACGCCTACCAGTTGCTGGGCGACCCGGAAAAGCGCAAGCGCTTCGACGCCGGTGAGATCGACGAGACCGGCGCCGAGCGCCCGCGCCAGCAGTACTACCGCGACTACGCCGGCTCGCCGCAGGCTGAGCGCTATGCCAGCGATGCCGGCTACGCGGACTTCGACGACGGCGAGGATCCCTTCGCCGACCTGCTGCGCCAGGCGGCGCATGCGCGCGCCAACCGCCGGGGGCAGAACCTGCACTACCGCCTGCCGGTCACGCTGGCAGATGCGATCGAAGGCGGCACGCGACGGCTGACGTTGCCGACGGGTGGCACGCTGGACGTGGCCATCCCGGCGGGCGTGGTGGACGGCCAGGTATTGCGCTTGCGCGGCAAGGGCGCGCCCGGCGCCAGCGAAGGTGGCCCGGGCGATGCCCTGATCGAGATCGAGGTGCTGCCGGATCCGCGCTTCCAGCGCGACGGGGACGACATCGCCCTGGAATTGCCGGTGTCGCTGCACGAGGCCGTGCTCGGCGGCCGCATCCGCGTACCGACACCCACCGGCGCGGTGGAGATGGGCGTGCCTGCGGGCTCGAATAGCGGCACCACGCTGCGGCTGCGCGGCAAGGGTGCGCCGCGTCGCGGCGGCGGCCGTGGCGACCAGCTGGTCCGACTCAAGATCGTCCTGCCCAAGGCGCCCGACCCCGAACTCGAACGCTTCATTTCGGGATG
This genomic interval carries:
- a CDS encoding bestrophin family protein, giving the protein MFVRQQPTLQDILFAINGSILPRIALRLGLIAFVSVVAVYAAAHHPGIFARISAVPFTLIGIALSVFMSFRNNACYARWWEGRQLWGELIIACRSFARETATLDEPERRRLLHGLCGFTAGLAAHLRREDETAAIASWHDLGKAATGPNPTDAVLHALGKDCLELKRHQRIDAIHYSVLEAQLSQLSHVQGGCERILNTPLPFAYSLLLHRTALVFCITLPFALAGSLGGWTLLPVLLIAYTFFGLDALGHQLEDPFALQPNSLPLHAMQRTIEREMLASLGETELPPPLAPQKWVLN
- a CDS encoding cation diffusion facilitator family transporter, with amino-acid sequence MDGTTTAKGERKAGHVVHAALAGNLAVATTKLVAAVATGSSAMFSEAVHSVVDSGNEVLLLYGMRRSRQRPNAVHPFGYGRELYFWSFIVALLLFGLGAGVSLYEGVRHVQDPHPVQHAYVSYIVLGLSFLFEAVSWRVAWRSFAEARGSTPFWIAFRQSKDPPTFMVLFEDSAALIGIILAIGGILASQLTGMPVFDGIASILIGLVLATTAVLLAIESKSLLIGERAPPALVQSIHGIAAAHAGVRAVNSALTAQLAPDQSLVALSIEFDDTLCTGEIEDCVAGIEHDVRATFPTVVALFVKPQSEAQFREAVEQRFGGEGAGAPL
- a CDS encoding mechanosensitive ion channel domain-containing protein; the protein is MLLTAIIQHDLFDPGTPVGAAFYAALALVVASIVAVLIRRFSRRLEKRLSDVTVLRFVTLFAQMLVYLAALVLYAHLVPALRTVGTALLAGAGVLSVVAGLAAQDTLGNLIAGFSLVLSGTIHEGDTIRLYTPVGLITARVHAISLGFTVLMDDDNNEVVVPNSVIMTSAILRVSHPPSPPSL
- a CDS encoding Dyp-type peroxidase — encoded protein: MTDSPVPQAVASPLTRAAIFLVLTVKPDAVSEAAVRAFLPDLSGFVRSVCFRDPERSLSCVLGIGATAWDRLTGLPRPPGLHLFVELQAGTRHAVSTPGDLLLHIRADHIDLCFELARQIRARLGDAVAVVDEVHGFRYFDARDLLGFVDGTENPSGNEAEQAVLVGDEDRARAGSSYVIVQKYLHDLAKWEAIPVEVQEKIIGRRKLDDIEFPDSAKASYAHNVLTSIQDEDGRDLKILRDNMPFGRIDGDEFGTYFIGYARAPSTIERMLRNMFIGLPEGNYDRLLDVSHPVTGNLFFVPTATFLDDFPMPAGAGDASREASTP
- a CDS encoding DnaJ C-terminal domain-containing protein; the protein is MSDPYAVLGVSRDAGPDEIKQAYRRLARKLHPDLNPGDKSGEERFKDVNNAYQLLGDPEKRKRFDAGEIDETGAERPRQQYYRDYAGSPQAERYASDAGYADFDDGEDPFADLLRQAAHARANRRGQNLHYRLPVTLADAIEGGTRRLTLPTGGTLDVAIPAGVVDGQVLRLRGKGAPGASEGGPGDALIEIEVLPDPRFQRDGDDIALELPVSLHEAVLGGRIRVPTPTGAVEMGVPAGSNSGTTLRLRGKGAPRRGGGRGDQLVRLKIVLPKAPDPELERFISGWEAGKVFDPRAEATP